In Yarrowia lipolytica chromosome 1F, complete sequence, a genomic segment contains:
- a CDS encoding uncharacterized protein (Compare to YALI0F00594g, no similarity) — MAFSFDHESIKKWNRAITAVSRIGENLTWEVTSEGLNLSVMNASGLSHMTISFLPGFFSRFESRQRLTFRTANKGIFNISKRMEQDPSVKECHVTVLEDHTVSVQSECVNHIKRTYFLSYELLRSVPVIPDGAYTSSFALHSRRFREFVEHLKGEQVEIKWDAMDQEHLGGENTHYAVSMKSVTAPIKNIRGRVIRQAVNSRLKISANIFDDLSAHGGQVAMPMVDLRHFLSLSESLLGTILCQFGDENTPARFELVTETLNGPHDVECVLHFMNMTSAATLARSKRKVASRQLSRDESRDGSAAAAPAKMRRFSSTNSSVAETVDDNVNEDQIYYDDTVLYPETAEVGADATNEEIGPTNEEIGATNDQIADDQIADDNLEMEEPLFLDDDLNDPDPVSEMGPTQTTRMTGILD; from the coding sequence ATGGCGTTTTCTTTCGATCACGAGAGCATCAAGAAATGGAACCGGGCAATCACGGCTGTTTCTCGGATCGGCGAGAATCTCACGTGGGAGGTGACGTCGGAGGGCCTGAATTTGTCGGTGATGAACGCGTCGGGTCtgagtcacatgaccatcAGTTTTTTGCCGGGGTTTTTCAGCCGCTTTGAGAGTCGCCAGCGGCTCACTTTCCGCACCGCCAACAAGGGCATTTTCAACATTTCCAAGCGCATGGAGCAGGACCCGTCGGTCAAGGAgtgtcatgtgactgttCTGGAGGACCACACGGTTTCTGTGCAATCCGAATGCGTCAATCACATCAAGCGCACCTATTTTCTGTCCTACGAGCTGCTTCGGTCCGTTCCTGTCATTCCCGATGGCGCCTATACGTCGTCGTTTGCGCTCCATTCGCGCCGGTTCCGCGAGTTTGTCGAGCATCTCAAGGGCGAGCAGGTGGAGATCAAATGGGATGCCATGGACCAGGAGCATCTTGGCGGGGAAAACACCCATTATGCCGTGTCTATGAAGTCGGTGACGGCTCCAATCAAGAATATTCGCGGCCGGGTTATTCGCCAGGCGGTCAACAGTCGATTGAAGATCTCCGCCAACATTTTCGACGATCTCTCGGCCCATGGAGGCCAGGTGGCCATGCCCATGGTGGATTTGCGGCACTTTTTGAGTCTGTCCGAGTCCCTGTTGGGCACCATTCTGTGCCAATTTGGCGACGAAAACACCCCTGCGCGGTTCGAATTGGTGACCGAGACCCTCAATGGACCCCATGATGTCGAGTGTGTACTCCATTTCATGAATATGACGTCGGCCGCGACTCTGGCCCGCTCCAAGCGAAAGGTCGCCAGTCGTCAATTGAGCAGAGACGAGTCGAGAGACGGGTCAGCAGCGGCTGCTCCGGCTAAAATGCGACGGTTCAGTTCAACCAACAGTTCGGTGGCAGAAACGGTCGATGATAACGTCAACGAGGACCAGATCTACTACGACGACACCGTTCTGTATCCGGAGACGGCGGAGGTTGGAGCTGATGCAACTAACGAGGAAATTGGACCCACTAATGAGGAAATTGGAGCCACCAACGACCAAATCGCCGACGACCAAATCGCCGACGACaatctggagatggaagaaCCGCTGTTTCTCGATGACGATCTGAACGACCCGGATCCGGTCTCCGAAATGGGACCCACTCAGACCACCCGAATGACTGGAATTCTGGATTAG
- a CDS encoding uncharacterized protein (Compare to YALI0F00616g, no similarity possibly noncoding) → MLPSELVQLIASHLDMASIVSLSQTSSSWRYAVSEDVFRSRMSSLCPWFEPQTSQYKTWKECALEFVWRVSRKTFAPWLKYRPGDGLDDGEFNFSKSLTPDQSSQLLRISLSPSQPSVYTSKYGIQVSFANVDVWSAPDFQEILSLPQLLAVLVIYQDVTTMIRGILVVKYRNSPGLEPDVNTSLPVCQKYRLLTSGSHLFLHIIDEIEPEGDIHYGEFFHVTGGGLRLLFTCQKPVVCFNGLFYFFSRRKLNCVQVCLNGSEAGTDTTSKRGPEPPTTVIYSRSTRPLKIKYCLYIGCDGYAFLGTRDRNKQLMWNMFTNEIFPLTHQLSQPQRFGFHAAKYACDDVTPFYNVSAPGINCLDAEDAEASGEEPEPPVMKAFALFVSLQGLEARQDLVW, encoded by the coding sequence ATGCTCCCGTCGGAACTGGTTCAGCTCATCGCTAGTCATCTGGACATGGCGTCGATCGTCTCTTTGTCTCAAACGAGCTCGTCATGGAGATATGCGGTTTCCGAGGACGTTTTCCGCTCCCGAATGAGCTCCCTATGTCCGTGGTTCGAGCCCCAGACGAGCCAATACAAGACCTGGAAAGAGTGTGCTCTGGAGTTCGTTTGGAGAGTTAGCAGAAAGACGTTTGCGCCATGGTTAAAGTATAGACCTGGAGATGGCCTTGACGATGGTGAATTCAACTTCAGCAAGAGTTTGACCCCAGATCAGTCGTCCCAACTCCTGCGAATATCCCTCTCACCATCGCAACCCTCCGTGTACACCAGCAAGTACGGAATCCAAGTCTCCTTTGCCAACGTGGACGTCTGGAGTGCTCCGGACTTCCAGGAGATTCTGTCCCTGCCTCAACTGCTGGCTGTTCTGGTCATCTACCAGGACGTGACTACCATGATCAGAGGAATTCTTGTGGTCAAGTACCGAAACTCGCCTGGTCTGGAGCCCGACGTGAACACATCTCTTCCAGTGTGTCAAAAGTATCGCCTGCTGACGTCTGGATCGCACCTGTTTCTCCATATCATTGACGAAATTGAACCAGAGGGAGATATCCACTATGGGGAGTTtttccacgtgaccggagGAGGACTCAGGCTGCTGTTCACGTGTCAAAAGCCGGTGGTGTGTTTCAACGGTCTCTTTTACTTTTTCTCCAGGCGAAAGCTCAATTGCGTTCAGGTATGTCTCAATGGTTCGGAGGCTGGGACGGATACAACATCGAAAAGAGGTCCAGAACCACCTACCACTGTTATCTACAGCCGCTCCACGCGCCCCCTCAAAATCAAGTACTGCCTGTATATAGGCTGTGACGGCTACGCTTTTCTGGGCACCCGGGACCGAAACAAGCAGCTGATGTGGAACATGTTCACCAACGAAATCTTTCCTCTGACTCACCAACTGTCTCAACCTCAGCGATTCGGATTCCATGCCGCCAAATACGCCTGTGACGATGTGACTCCGTTTTACAACGTGTCGGCTCCCGGAATCAACTGTCTCGACGCTGAAGATGCCGAGGCGTCGGGAGAGGAGCCGGAACCGCCGGTGATGAAGGCGTTTGctttgtttgtgtcgttgcAAGGGTTGGAGGCAAGACAGGATCTTGTGTGGTAG